Proteins encoded in a region of the Veillonella parvula genome:
- a CDS encoding RHS repeat-associated core domain-containing protein has protein sequence MLRKSNFIFSDVLYQITSPDFGARLLFAQLDGRYTYLYTDPDSYEPLAQVRNWTNEDGESRQQTHYFHCDQIGIPREMTDKDGNLLWFGNYTGWGRLKEETKVADSAYQPFRLQNQYADRETGLHYNFFRYYEPDAGRFVNQDPIGL, from the coding sequence GTGCTGCGAAAAAGTAATTTTATATTTTCAGACGTCCTCTACCAAATCACCTCTCCCGACTTCGGCGCACGGTTGCTGTTCGCCCAGCTCGACGGCAGGTATACCTATCTCTACACCGATCCCGACAGCTACGAACCCTTGGCACAGGTACGCAACTGGACCAACGAAGACGGCGAGAGCCGCCAACAAACCCACTACTTCCACTGCGACCAAATCGGCATCCCGAGAGAGATGACCGATAAAGACGGCAATTTACTGTGGTTCGGCAACTATACCGGCTGGGGTCGTCTGAAAGAGGAAACCAAGGTTGCGGATAGTGCTTACCAACCCTTCCGCCTGCAAAACCAGTATGCCGACCGTGAAACGGGGCTGCATTACAATTTCTTCAGGTATTACGAGCCTGATGCGGGGCGGTTTGTGAATCAGGATCCGATTGGGTTATAA